One segment of Thermodesulfovibrio sp. 3907-1M DNA contains the following:
- the dsrM gene encoding sulfate reduction electron transfer complex DsrMKJOP subunit DsrM has protein sequence MGIGLAFIVVLGLIIFAYIGTDILGLDSLFAVVFPYAALLIFVIGFIYRVVKWGKSPVPFRIPTTAGQQFSLPWIKYSKIDNPATGWGVALRMFFEIALFRSLFRNTKAEILNGRLYIGSNKWLWLGALAFHYSFLIILIRHLRFFAAQTPWCVSIIDSVDSFWQIGLPMLYMTDIVIAAALLYLLGRRIFNPQVKYISLPSDYFPLFLIIGIVATGILMRYFARVDITSIKELALGLAYLKPTVPKGIGSLFYIHLFLVSVLFAYFPFSKLMHMGGVFLSPTRNLANNNRMKRHVNPWDYPVKHRHYEEYEDEFREKMKKAGIPVEKE, from the coding sequence ATGGGTATAGGATTAGCTTTTATAGTAGTTTTAGGATTAATAATTTTTGCCTATATTGGCACTGATATTTTAGGGCTGGACAGTCTGTTTGCGGTGGTTTTTCCCTATGCTGCGCTTTTAATCTTCGTAATTGGATTTATCTACAGGGTGGTCAAATGGGGAAAATCACCTGTTCCTTTCAGAATCCCAACAACTGCTGGACAGCAATTCTCTCTTCCTTGGATTAAGTACAGCAAAATTGACAATCCTGCAACTGGCTGGGGTGTAGCACTAAGAATGTTTTTTGAAATAGCCCTTTTCAGGTCCCTTTTCAGGAACACAAAGGCTGAAATACTCAATGGAAGGCTTTATATTGGTTCAAACAAATGGCTTTGGCTCGGTGCTCTGGCATTTCATTATTCATTTCTAATTATCCTAATCAGGCACCTGAGATTCTTTGCTGCTCAAACTCCATGGTGTGTCTCTATAATTGACTCTGTTGACTCTTTCTGGCAGATTGGTCTTCCAATGCTTTATATGACAGATATTGTAATTGCTGCTGCCCTTCTTTATCTTTTAGGTAGAAGAATATTTAATCCTCAGGTAAAATATATTTCTCTGCCCTCTGACTACTTTCCACTTTTCCTTATAATTGGCATAGTTGCCACTGGTATTCTAATGAGATACTTTGCAAGAGTGGATATTACAAGCATAAAAGAGCTTGCTCTGGGACTAGCTTATCTTAAGCCTACTGTGCCTAAGGGGATAGGAAGTCTCTTTTACATTCATCTGTTTCTCGTGAGTGTACTTTTTGCTTACTTCCCATTCAGCAAACTTATGCACATGGGTGGAGTATTTTTAAGCCCCACAAGGAATCTCGCTAATAACAACAGGATGAAAAGACATGTGAATCCCTGGGATTATCCAGTTAAGCATCGTCATTATGAAGAATATGAAGATGAATTTAGAGAAAAAATGAAAAAAGCTGGAATACCAGTAGAAAAGGAGTGA
- a CDS encoding RsbRD N-terminal domain-containing protein, which translates to MTINDLLSKKKESIVEKSFNLTISTYPENTQAFFKEKKKQFTNPVGYTIYQGIQDIIDRLINDESLDSFIPPLEEIIKIRAVQDFSPSQAVGFIFFIKKAIYDELRKETEPEKLAEFLSQIDSLALVAFDIFMKYREKIYDIKAKELIDRTWWILKKWNIVSEIEDETVGKTKNL; encoded by the coding sequence ATGACCATTAACGACCTCCTTTCAAAGAAAAAGGAGAGCATAGTTGAAAAATCTTTTAATTTAACTATCTCAACTTATCCTGAAAATACTCAGGCTTTTTTCAAAGAAAAGAAAAAACAGTTTACCAATCCTGTTGGTTATACCATTTATCAAGGAATTCAGGATATTATTGACAGATTAATCAACGACGAATCTCTTGATAGTTTTATCCCTCCCCTGGAAGAGATTATCAAAATAAGAGCTGTACAGGATTTTAGCCCTTCTCAGGCAGTAGGATTTATATTTTTTATAAAAAAAGCAATATACGATGAACTCCGTAAAGAGACAGAGCCTGAAAAGCTTGCAGAGTTTCTTTCACAAATTGACTCTCTTGCTTTGGTTGCCTTTGATATTTTTATGAAGTATCGGGAAAAAATCTACGACATAAAAGCTAAGGAACTGATTGACAGAACCTGGTGGATTCTTAAGAAATGGAATATTGTCTCAGAAATTGAAGATGAAACTGTAGGAAAAACAAAAAACTTATAA
- a CDS encoding TusE/DsrC/DsvC family sulfur relay protein, with the protein MPYIEFKGKQIEIDEDGYIQNLDDWSPELAEYMAQQDGITLTEHHWEVINFLRDYYQKYQIAPMIKILVKEMAKMFGPDKGNTKYLYGLFPDGPAKQACRYAGLPKPTGCV; encoded by the coding sequence ATGCCTTACATTGAATTTAAGGGAAAGCAGATTGAGATTGATGAGGATGGTTACATTCAGAATCTTGATGACTGGTCACCAGAACTTGCAGAGTACATGGCTCAACAGGATGGAATTACACTTACTGAGCATCACTGGGAAGTTATTAACTTCTTAAGAGATTATTATCAGAAATATCAGATTGCTCCTATGATCAAGATTCTTGTTAAAGAAATGGCTAAGATGTTTGGACCTGACAAAGGAAACACAAAGTATCTTTACGGTCTCTTCCCAGATGGACCAGCAAAGCAAGCCTGTAGATATGCAGGACTTCCAAAACCAACAGGATGCGTATAA
- a CDS encoding DVU0298 family protein → MPKRELPTCLFCGRVISPPQETFTEIGEVIYGKCECGAIYVCEPTGHNQGDALVDAMLLASPQGIDNVELGVNFELRERDYDYRTHQYIYMKTSHFNGRLFFIKALTGGTKLDRHEKININKKDFVCLLENLEFETIEKASLGNKNIFGWLISLSYDKENPISWKAIEAMGHVARAYIEAQDIEPLRNTIRKLLWSMTDESGGIGWRAAELIGEIIYAEPSLFDDIIPILWSQRQEESFLESVLRSLIKLSKKVDLNKYIPINDDDELKELLHHEKDEIRALTAILINKIKSPVPVPEDIKELMLSVYTRGNIIKLKTFKAEKFL, encoded by the coding sequence ATGCCTAAAAGAGAACTACCAACATGTCTTTTCTGTGGAAGAGTAATATCGCCTCCGCAGGAAACCTTTACAGAAATAGGAGAAGTAATCTATGGAAAATGTGAGTGTGGTGCAATTTATGTATGTGAACCAACAGGGCACAATCAGGGTGATGCTCTTGTTGATGCAATGCTACTTGCATCACCTCAAGGAATTGATAATGTTGAACTGGGTGTTAACTTTGAATTAAGAGAAAGAGACTATGATTACAGAACTCACCAGTATATTTATATGAAAACCTCTCATTTTAATGGAAGACTTTTTTTTATTAAAGCATTAACTGGAGGCACAAAATTAGACAGACATGAAAAAATTAATATCAATAAAAAAGATTTTGTCTGTCTCCTTGAAAATTTAGAATTTGAAACAATTGAGAAAGCCTCCTTAGGTAATAAAAACATATTTGGATGGCTTATTTCTCTATCCTATGATAAGGAAAATCCTATTTCATGGAAAGCAATTGAAGCAATGGGACATGTGGCAAGGGCATATATTGAAGCTCAGGACATAGAACCCCTGAGGAACACTATAAGAAAACTTTTATGGTCAATGACTGATGAATCAGGTGGAATTGGCTGGCGCGCAGCTGAATTAATTGGAGAGATAATATATGCGGAGCCTTCACTCTTTGATGATATAATTCCAATACTCTGGTCACAAAGACAAGAAGAAAGCTTTCTTGAAAGTGTCTTAAGAAGCTTGATTAAGCTTTCAAAAAAGGTTGATTTAAATAAATACATTCCAATAAATGATGATGATGAATTGAAAGAGCTTCTACATCATGAAAAAGATGAAATAAGAGCCCTTACAGCAATTTTAATTAACAAAATTAAAAGTCCTGTCCCTGTTCCAGAAGATATTAAAGAATTAATGTTATCAGTTTACACCAGGGGCAATATAATTAAACTTAAAACCTTTAAGGCTGAAAAATTTTTATAA